In one Micromonospora polyrhachis genomic region, the following are encoded:
- a CDS encoding anthranilate synthase component I: MTSGAVSPDEAAFHTRARHRRVVPVTRRLLADGETPIGVYRKLAGGPGTFLLESAEQGAGSAGIAWSRYSFIGVRSSGTLIERDGRAHWLGNPPNGLPTDGDPVTVLRDTVAALTGPADPGDGPAMPPLTGGMVGYLGYDLVRRFERLPELAENDLGVPELGMMLATDLVVLDHFEGSAILVANAVLPVSDEPDRERSVAAAYHQAVGRLDAMTSALSRPIPPMISTIERPPPGEVVARTPEGGYQKAVEVAKEAIRAGECFQIVLSQRFERETEADPLDVYRVLRATNPSPYMYLLRFDGFDIVGSSPEAHLKVTGSVDGTQRALLHPIAGTRPRGATPEADGRLAAELIADPKERAEHVMLVDLGRNDLGRVCEPGTVEVPEFATIERYSHVMHIVSTVVGTLRADRGAFDALAATFPAGTLSGAPKVRAMEIIEELEPTRRGLYGGTVGYFGFSGDMDMAIAIRTALFRNGRAYVQAGAGIVADSEPAAEEQETRNKAAAVLAAIAAAETLRPAR; the protein is encoded by the coding sequence GTGACCAGCGGAGCCGTGAGCCCCGACGAGGCGGCCTTCCACACCCGGGCCCGGCACCGGCGGGTGGTGCCGGTGACCCGACGGCTGCTCGCGGACGGGGAGACCCCGATCGGGGTCTACCGCAAGCTGGCCGGCGGCCCCGGCACGTTCCTGCTGGAGTCCGCCGAGCAGGGGGCCGGCTCGGCCGGCATCGCCTGGTCCCGATACTCGTTCATCGGGGTACGCAGCAGCGGCACCCTGATCGAGCGCGACGGCCGGGCCCACTGGCTGGGTAACCCACCGAACGGACTGCCGACCGACGGCGACCCGGTGACGGTGCTCCGCGACACCGTGGCGGCCCTGACCGGTCCGGCGGATCCGGGGGACGGGCCGGCGATGCCGCCGCTGACCGGGGGAATGGTCGGCTATCTCGGCTACGACCTGGTCCGCCGGTTCGAGCGGCTGCCCGAGCTCGCCGAGAACGACCTCGGCGTGCCCGAACTGGGCATGATGCTCGCCACCGACCTGGTGGTGCTCGACCACTTCGAGGGCTCGGCGATCCTCGTGGCCAACGCGGTGCTGCCGGTCTCCGACGAGCCGGACCGGGAACGGTCGGTCGCTGCCGCGTACCACCAGGCGGTGGGCCGGCTCGACGCGATGACCAGCGCCCTGTCCCGGCCGATCCCGCCGATGATCTCCACGATCGAGCGCCCACCCCCCGGTGAGGTGGTCGCTCGCACCCCGGAGGGCGGCTACCAGAAGGCGGTCGAGGTCGCCAAGGAGGCGATCCGGGCCGGCGAGTGTTTCCAGATCGTGCTCTCCCAGCGGTTCGAGCGGGAGACCGAGGCGGACCCGCTGGACGTCTACCGGGTGCTGCGCGCCACCAACCCGAGCCCGTACATGTACCTGCTGCGCTTCGACGGCTTCGACATCGTGGGCTCCTCGCCGGAGGCGCATCTCAAGGTGACCGGATCGGTCGACGGTACCCAGCGGGCGCTGCTACACCCGATCGCCGGCACCCGGCCGCGTGGGGCCACCCCGGAGGCCGACGGCCGGCTCGCCGCCGAACTGATCGCCGACCCGAAGGAACGCGCCGAGCACGTCATGCTGGTCGACCTGGGCCGCAACGACCTGGGCCGGGTCTGCGAACCGGGCACGGTCGAGGTGCCCGAGTTCGCCACGATCGAGCGTTACAGCCACGTCATGCACATCGTGTCGACGGTGGTGGGCACGCTGCGCGCCGATCGGGGCGCCTTCGACGCGCTGGCCGCCACCTTCCCCGCCGGCACCCTCTCCGGCGCCCCGAAGGTACGCGCCATGGAGATCATCGAGGAGTTGGAACCCACCCGTCGGGGACTGTACGGCGGCACGGTCGGCTACTTCGGGTTCAGTGGGGACATGGACATGGCGATCGCCATCCGTACCGCCCTGTTCCGTAACGGACGGGCGTACGTGCAGGCCGGGGCGGGTATCGTCGCCGATTCAGAGCCGGCCGCCGAAGAGCAGGAGACCCGCAACAAGGCGGCGGCCGTACTGGCGGCGATCGCGGCGGCCGAGACGCTGCGGCCGGCCCGATGA
- a CDS encoding Trp biosynthesis-associated membrane protein encodes MGAVDTEVHGKAARRQLAYAVLLCLVGAGLAVFAATRIWAVEVTARPAPLPSVRVTRTGGELLPWLPALAVVGLAGAGAVLATRGMGRRLVGVLLLLVGLAVAVGGGYGVAGLAHEDTTVGWPALCVLGGVLALAGGAVTVLRGGSWPVMGARYERRSTRENSPVQDGSAAGSMAANDGKGPVVARRTVAAWDALDRGEDPTVS; translated from the coding sequence ATGGGTGCCGTCGACACCGAGGTTCACGGGAAGGCCGCCCGGCGGCAGTTGGCGTACGCCGTCCTGCTCTGCTTGGTCGGTGCTGGTCTCGCGGTCTTCGCGGCGACCCGGATCTGGGCGGTGGAGGTGACCGCCCGGCCGGCCCCGCTGCCCAGTGTGCGGGTGACCCGTACCGGTGGGGAACTGCTGCCCTGGTTGCCAGCGCTGGCGGTGGTCGGGCTGGCCGGCGCCGGGGCGGTGCTGGCCACCCGGGGGATGGGGCGACGACTGGTCGGGGTGTTGTTGCTGCTCGTCGGGTTGGCGGTGGCGGTCGGCGGTGGTTATGGCGTGGCGGGACTGGCCCACGAGGACACGACGGTGGGCTGGCCGGCGCTCTGCGTACTGGGTGGGGTGCTGGCCTTGGCCGGCGGTGCGGTCACCGTGCTGCGTGGTGGGAGCTGGCCGGTGATGGGGGCCCGCTACGAGCGCCGGTCGACCCGGGAGAACTCACCGGTCCAGGACGGTTCGGCGGCCGGCTCGATGGCGGCGAACGATGGCAAGGGCCCGGTGGTGGCCCGGCGCACGGTGGCGGCCTGGGACGCTCTGGACCGGGGTGAGGATCCGACGGTCAGCTGA
- the trpC gene encoding indole-3-glycerol phosphate synthase TrpC: MLDEILAGVREDVARRQEQIPLEQIRELAAAAPPARDAYAALRRPGVAVIAEVKRSSPSKGQLAEIADPADLAGEYASGGARCISVLTEGRWFGGSLDDLAAVRAAVDIPVLRKDFVVSSYQVHEARAHGADLVLLIVAALEQNVLVGLLERIESLGMTALVEVHDEEEADRALAAGAQVIGVNARNLRTLEVDRSVFERIAPGLPNNVVKIAESGVRGPHDLIRYASAGADAVLVGEGLVTKKSPREAVAELVNAGNHPATPRPVR; encoded by the coding sequence GTGCTTGACGAAATCCTGGCCGGGGTGCGGGAGGATGTCGCGCGCCGACAGGAGCAGATTCCGCTTGAGCAGATCCGGGAGCTGGCCGCCGCCGCGCCACCGGCCCGCGACGCGTACGCGGCACTGCGCCGGCCAGGGGTGGCGGTGATCGCGGAGGTCAAGCGCTCGTCGCCGTCGAAGGGGCAGCTGGCCGAGATCGCCGATCCCGCCGATTTGGCCGGTGAGTACGCCTCGGGCGGGGCCCGCTGCATCAGCGTGCTCACCGAGGGCCGGTGGTTCGGCGGGTCGCTGGACGACCTCGCCGCCGTCCGCGCCGCCGTCGACATCCCGGTGCTGCGCAAGGACTTCGTCGTCTCCAGCTACCAGGTGCACGAGGCCCGGGCGCACGGTGCCGACCTGGTGCTGCTCATCGTCGCCGCCCTGGAGCAGAACGTCCTGGTCGGCCTCCTCGAACGGATCGAGTCGCTGGGCATGACCGCCCTGGTCGAGGTGCACGACGAGGAGGAGGCCGACCGCGCGTTGGCGGCCGGCGCGCAGGTGATCGGGGTCAACGCCCGTAACCTGCGTACCCTCGAAGTCGACCGGTCCGTCTTCGAACGGATCGCACCCGGCCTGCCCAACAACGTCGTGAAGATCGCCGAGTCCGGCGTGCGCGGGCCGCACGACCTGATCCGGTACGCCTCGGCCGGTGCCGACGCGGTGCTGGTCGGCGAGGGACTGGTCACCAAGAAGAGCCCACGCGAAGCGGTGGCCGAGCTGGTCAACGCGGGCAACCACCCGGCCACCCCCCGTCCGGTCCGCTGA
- the trpB gene encoding tryptophan synthase subunit beta, whose protein sequence is MSTTALASAAGLLPDPDGHFGRYGGRFVPEALVAALEQLDTAYRHAMADEAFQVEFAALLRDYAGTPSRLYRAERLSAQVGAEILLKREDLNHTGAHKIRNVLGQALLTKRMGKTRVIAETGAGQHGVATATAAALLDLECVVYMGEVDTERQALNVARMRMLGATVIPVTTGSRTLKDAVNEALRDWVAHVDETHYLLGTASGPHPFPAMVRDFVRGIGVEARQQCLDLTGALPDAVTACVGGGSNAIGIFHAFIGDEGVRLYGFEAGGDGVTTGRHAASITGGSSGVLHGARTYVLQDEDGQTVDSHSISAGLDYPAVGPEHAWLHDTGRASYLPVTDAEAMAAFQLLCRTEGIIPAIESAHALAGTLQIIPALTEELGHQPTIVVNLSGRGDKDVHTAGTYFGILDEEQA, encoded by the coding sequence ATGAGCACGACCGCGCTGGCCTCGGCGGCCGGCCTGCTACCTGACCCCGACGGTCACTTCGGCCGCTACGGCGGCCGGTTCGTGCCGGAGGCGCTCGTGGCCGCGCTCGAACAGCTCGACACCGCCTACCGGCACGCCATGGCCGACGAGGCGTTCCAGGTCGAGTTCGCCGCGCTGCTGCGCGACTACGCCGGCACCCCGTCCCGGCTCTACCGGGCCGAACGGCTCTCCGCGCAGGTGGGGGCCGAGATCCTGCTCAAGCGGGAGGACCTCAACCACACCGGAGCACACAAGATCCGCAACGTGCTCGGGCAGGCACTGCTGACCAAGCGGATGGGCAAGACCCGGGTCATCGCCGAGACCGGGGCCGGCCAGCACGGGGTGGCCACCGCCACCGCCGCCGCCCTGCTCGACCTGGAGTGCGTGGTCTACATGGGGGAGGTGGACACCGAACGGCAGGCGCTCAACGTGGCGCGGATGCGGATGCTGGGTGCCACGGTGATCCCGGTGACCACCGGCTCCCGCACCCTCAAGGACGCGGTCAACGAGGCGCTGCGCGACTGGGTGGCCCACGTCGACGAGACGCACTACCTGCTCGGCACCGCCTCCGGGCCGCACCCGTTCCCGGCGATGGTGCGCGACTTCGTCCGCGGCATCGGGGTCGAGGCCCGCCAGCAGTGCCTGGACCTCACCGGGGCGCTGCCCGACGCGGTCACCGCCTGCGTCGGGGGCGGCTCCAACGCGATCGGTATCTTCCACGCCTTCATCGGCGACGAGGGCGTCCGGCTCTACGGCTTCGAGGCCGGCGGGGATGGCGTTACCACCGGCCGGCACGCGGCCAGCATCACCGGCGGCTCCTCCGGGGTGCTGCACGGTGCCCGCACCTACGTCCTACAGGACGAGGACGGGCAGACCGTCGATTCGCACTCGATCTCGGCCGGGCTGGACTACCCGGCCGTCGGGCCGGAGCACGCCTGGCTCCACGACACCGGCCGGGCCAGCTACCTGCCGGTCACCGACGCCGAGGCGATGGCCGCCTTCCAACTGCTCTGCCGCACCGAAGGGATCATCCCCGCGATCGAGAGCGCGCACGCCCTGGCCGGCACCCTCCAGATCATCCCGGCGCTGACCGAGGAACTCGGGCACCAACCCACCATCGTGGTCAACCTCTCCGGCCGGGGCGACAAGGACGTGCACACCGCCGGCACCTACTTCGGCATCCTCGACGAGGAGCAGGCATGA
- the trpA gene encoding tryptophan synthase subunit alpha: MSISVAFDKARAEDRALLVGCMPAGFPTVDGSIAAMIAMAEAGVDVIEVELPYSDPVMDGPVIQRASDIALAGGVRTRDGLRVIEAVAATGVPVVTMTYWNPIEKYGPDAFARDLAAAGGTGLITPDLIPDEADEWLAASDTYGLDRTFLVSPSSTDARIAMTVNHCRGFVYATALMGVTGAREQTSEAAPALVERVRAVTDLPVGVGLGVGNGAQAATVGSYADGVIVGSALVRCLLDVPDQATGLTALRGLSAELAEGVRAARR, encoded by the coding sequence ATGAGCATCTCGGTCGCGTTCGACAAGGCCCGGGCCGAGGACCGGGCCCTGCTGGTCGGCTGCATGCCCGCCGGGTTCCCGACCGTCGACGGCAGCATCGCGGCGATGATCGCGATGGCCGAGGCCGGCGTCGACGTCATCGAGGTCGAGCTGCCCTACTCCGACCCGGTCATGGACGGCCCGGTGATCCAGCGGGCCAGCGACATCGCGCTCGCGGGCGGCGTACGCACCCGGGACGGGCTGCGCGTCATCGAGGCAGTCGCCGCCACCGGCGTTCCGGTGGTCACGATGACCTACTGGAACCCGATCGAGAAGTACGGGCCGGACGCGTTCGCCCGGGACCTGGCCGCCGCCGGGGGCACCGGTCTGATCACCCCCGACCTGATCCCCGACGAGGCCGACGAGTGGTTGGCCGCCTCCGACACGTACGGCCTGGACCGCACCTTCCTGGTCTCCCCCTCGTCCACCGACGCCCGGATCGCCATGACCGTCAACCACTGCCGGGGCTTCGTCTACGCCACCGCCCTGATGGGGGTCACCGGCGCGCGGGAGCAGACCTCCGAGGCGGCACCCGCCCTGGTGGAACGGGTCCGGGCGGTCACCGACCTGCCGGTCGGAGTGGGGCTGGGCGTGGGTAACGGCGCCCAGGCGGCCACCGTCGGAAGCTACGCCGACGGCGTGATCGTCGGCAGCGCGCTGGTCCGGTGCCTGCTCGACGTACCCGACCAGGCGACCGGGTTGACCGCGTTGCGGGGGCTCAGCGCCGAGCTGGCCGAGGGCGTACGCGCCGCCCGCCGGTGA
- the lgt gene encoding prolipoprotein diacylglyceryl transferase — MNLASLSPQAALPSPSTAVWHLGPVPIRAYALCIVLGIVVAAVVTEVRLRRRGVAPWAVLDIAVWAVPAGIVGARIYHVITSPQAYFGEGGNPIEALFIWEGGLGIWGAVAGGAVGAWLAARQLGIPLTVVADALAPGLPLAQAVGRFGNWFNNELYGGPTTLPWGLQVHEMSNNQAVLDPAGKPILEPGLYHPTFAYEALWNIGVAVLVLLVDRRWKLGRGRAFALYVMGYTAGRFWIEMMRTDEANEILGLRLNVWTAALVFLGALIYFLRVRGFRQYLIPLAPAITEPPARTSDVGQVDVSGKVETAEAVPLGYRVVTEEQYRIYQETGEVPPETEVDPAAGTKTAETRAADRDTDTDRDADLDRDTDTDRDTDTDRDVDNDGDAVPRPADRDR; from the coding sequence GTGAACCTCGCCTCACTGTCCCCCCAGGCGGCCCTGCCCAGTCCCAGCACCGCGGTCTGGCACCTCGGCCCGGTTCCGATCCGGGCCTACGCCCTGTGCATCGTGCTCGGCATCGTGGTCGCCGCCGTGGTGACCGAGGTCCGGCTGCGTCGCCGGGGCGTGGCCCCCTGGGCGGTGCTGGACATCGCCGTGTGGGCGGTACCGGCCGGCATCGTCGGTGCCCGGATCTACCATGTGATCACCTCACCGCAGGCCTACTTCGGCGAGGGCGGTAATCCGATCGAGGCCCTCTTCATCTGGGAGGGCGGGCTCGGCATCTGGGGTGCGGTCGCCGGCGGCGCGGTCGGTGCCTGGCTCGCCGCCCGGCAGCTCGGCATCCCGCTGACCGTGGTCGCGGACGCGCTGGCCCCCGGTCTGCCGCTGGCTCAGGCGGTCGGCCGGTTCGGCAACTGGTTCAACAACGAGCTGTACGGCGGCCCGACCACCCTGCCCTGGGGCCTCCAGGTGCACGAGATGTCGAACAACCAGGCGGTGCTCGACCCGGCCGGCAAGCCGATCCTCGAACCGGGCCTCTACCACCCGACCTTTGCCTACGAGGCGCTGTGGAACATCGGGGTGGCGGTGCTGGTTCTCCTGGTCGACCGGCGGTGGAAGCTCGGCCGGGGTCGGGCCTTCGCGCTCTACGTGATGGGCTACACGGCCGGTCGGTTCTGGATCGAGATGATGCGTACCGACGAGGCGAACGAGATCCTCGGCCTCCGGCTCAACGTCTGGACCGCGGCGCTGGTCTTCCTCGGTGCGCTGATCTACTTCCTCCGGGTCCGTGGCTTCCGCCAGTATCTGATCCCGCTGGCCCCGGCCATCACCGAGCCACCCGCCCGGACCAGCGACGTCGGCCAGGTGGATGTGTCCGGCAAGGTGGAGACCGCCGAGGCGGTGCCCCTCGGCTACCGGGTGGTGACCGAGGAGCAGTACCGGATCTATCAGGAGACCGGCGAGGTCCCGCCGGAGACTGAGGTGGATCCGGCGGCCGGCACGAAGACGGCCGAGACCCGCGCCGCCGACCGGGACACCGACACCGACCGGGATGCTGACCTCGACCGGGACACCGACACCGACCGGGACACCGACACCGACCGGGACGTCGACAACGACGGCGATGCCGTGCCGCGGCCGGCTGACCGGGACCGCTGA
- a CDS encoding FAD-dependent oxidoreductase, translating into MRTAVVVGAGLGGLAAAGALARSGWQVTLLERNDRIRAERTALVLWPNGVRALRALGLGGGLDAIATPLPDTGIRRPDGHWLVQPRATAVERAPVVVHREDLHDALIAGLGDRVEIRTGMAVRTVRTTAGERPAVGDERSTVEADLVVAADGVDSVVRRRLAPEATVVSSGCAAWRAVIPWYRAPQLPPDRPVGSETLGAGYRFVAASLGERGSSGGSTRGGIYWVATAAGASRPESPETQLALLRRWYADWPAPIGELLAATEPDDLVQQEVRELRPLPRRYGFPVGPGGFVLLGDSAHAMPHHLGQGACLAFEDAATLQAVTREAVPGKPLCAAVESYSTVRLPRTATMVRQTRRMSAVLQTRGRLALRARDAALGRITPRLLGSAASAAAQWEPPR; encoded by the coding sequence ATGCGTACGGCGGTGGTGGTGGGGGCGGGCCTCGGCGGCCTGGCCGCCGCAGGCGCGCTGGCCCGGTCCGGTTGGCAGGTGACCCTCCTCGAACGTAACGACCGGATCCGCGCGGAACGTACCGCCCTGGTGTTGTGGCCCAACGGGGTCCGGGCATTGCGGGCACTCGGCCTGGGCGGCGGGCTGGACGCCATCGCCACCCCGCTGCCCGACACCGGGATCCGCCGGCCCGACGGGCACTGGCTGGTGCAGCCGAGGGCCACGGCGGTCGAACGCGCCCCGGTGGTCGTACACCGGGAGGACCTGCACGACGCGCTCATCGCCGGCCTCGGCGACCGGGTCGAGATCCGTACCGGGATGGCGGTGCGGACGGTGCGTACGACGGCGGGTGAGCGACCGGCGGTGGGCGACGAGCGGTCCACCGTCGAGGCCGACCTGGTGGTGGCGGCGGACGGCGTCGACAGCGTGGTGCGCCGCCGGCTCGCCCCGGAGGCCACGGTGGTCAGCTCCGGTTGCGCGGCCTGGCGCGCCGTCATCCCCTGGTACCGCGCGCCGCAACTGCCGCCGGACCGGCCGGTGGGGAGTGAGACGCTCGGTGCCGGCTACCGGTTCGTGGCGGCGTCACTGGGGGAACGCGGGTCGTCCGGCGGCTCCACCCGAGGTGGCATCTACTGGGTGGCGACCGCGGCCGGGGCGTCCCGGCCGGAGTCACCGGAGACCCAACTGGCCCTGCTCCGCCGGTGGTACGCCGACTGGCCAGCCCCGATCGGCGAGTTGCTGGCCGCGACCGAGCCGGACGATCTCGTGCAACAGGAGGTACGCGAGCTGCGGCCGTTGCCCCGCCGGTACGGTTTCCCGGTCGGTCCGGGTGGCTTCGTCCTGCTGGGTGACTCAGCCCATGCGATGCCGCACCACCTGGGCCAGGGTGCCTGCCTGGCCTTCGAGGACGCCGCGACATTGCAGGCGGTCACCCGGGAGGCGGTGCCGGGCAAACCGTTGTGTGCGGCGGTGGAGTCCTACAGCACGGTGAGGCTGCCCCGGACGGCGACCATGGTGCGGCAGACCCGTCGCATGTCCGCCGTGTTACAGACCCGGGGCCGGCTGGCCCTGCGGGCCCGGGACGCCGCCCTGGGCAGGATCACACCGAGGCTGCTGGGCAGCGCCGCGTCGGCCGCCGCCCAGTGGGAACCGCCCCGCTGA
- a CDS encoding GNAT family N-acetyltransferase has translation MITEQPRVRHATGAELDQLTTVLATAFLADPVSGWIFPDADERALRHPAFFRPFVELAMVEGLVHTTTDLAGVALWLPVDVTVPAAPDEQLTKHYETVIGVPATGRFRILDELMATHHPHHVDHQYLPFIAVRPDRQRHGVGATLLRHRFEQLDEAGQPAYLEASTARNAALYERLGFTRLPVTLDLPDGPTLYPMWRAPR, from the coding sequence GTGATCACCGAGCAACCCCGGGTCCGGCACGCCACCGGAGCCGAACTCGACCAACTGACCACCGTGCTGGCCACCGCCTTCCTCGCCGATCCGGTCAGCGGATGGATCTTTCCGGACGCCGATGAACGGGCACTGCGGCATCCGGCCTTCTTCCGCCCCTTCGTCGAACTCGCGATGGTCGAGGGACTGGTCCACACCACCACCGACCTCGCCGGAGTAGCGCTCTGGCTCCCCGTCGACGTCACCGTCCCGGCCGCTCCCGACGAGCAGTTGACCAAGCATTACGAGACGGTCATCGGTGTTCCGGCCACCGGACGCTTCCGGATCCTGGACGAACTGATGGCCACGCACCACCCGCACCACGTGGACCACCAGTACCTGCCGTTCATCGCCGTCCGACCGGACCGGCAGCGCCACGGCGTCGGAGCGACGCTGCTGCGGCACCGGTTCGAACAGCTCGACGAGGCCGGTCAGCCGGCGTACCTGGAGGCCAGCACGGCACGGAACGCGGCGCTCTACGAGCGACTCGGCTTCACCCGGTTGCCGGTCACCCTCGACCTGCCGGACGGGCCGACCCTGTACCCGATGTGGCGTGCCCCGCGATGA
- a CDS encoding APC family permease: MSTEIPSFENGLRRGRLGTGHLVFFTVAASAPLTVLGGGVTTMYAVSGNIGGAVSYVLLAAVLGLFAVGYAAMSRHVSNAGAFYSYVANGLGRAGGVAGSFIALAAYNTIQIGLYGLFGAIVADFVDTKFDVGLAWWFWALLAWAVVGILGLLRVDLNATVLAVLLLLECVAVAVFDIAALSNPAGGIITFDGLDPGNLFTVGLGAVLALGIASFTGFESGAIYSEEVKDPRRTVARATYIAVAFTGLFYALSAWSLTVVTGPANVVATSAEAGAGAIFGTLAQYVGVLVADVANLLFITSVLAALLSFHNSVARYLFALGREQVLPRFLSRIGVRTGAPVAGSATQTLLALVVVLGFAATGRDPVIDLFTWFSGLSAVGVVLLMTLTSAAVVGYFRRHPHTGESAWQRVVAPASATLALLAILAVLVVNFDALLAPTSPAYLAWLLPSVIGCAAAAGLFWGMLLRTVRPRVYAGIGRPADEWASAERQREPELVSTRIDR, encoded by the coding sequence ATGTCTACGGAAATCCCCTCATTCGAGAACGGCCTACGCCGGGGCCGACTCGGCACAGGTCATCTGGTCTTCTTCACCGTGGCGGCCTCGGCGCCCCTCACCGTCCTGGGCGGTGGGGTCACCACGATGTACGCGGTCAGCGGCAACATCGGCGGCGCGGTGTCGTACGTGCTGCTGGCCGCCGTGCTCGGCCTCTTCGCGGTCGGTTACGCCGCGATGAGCCGGCACGTCTCCAACGCCGGGGCCTTCTACTCCTACGTCGCCAACGGCCTGGGCCGGGCCGGCGGCGTCGCCGGCTCCTTCATCGCCCTGGCCGCCTACAACACCATCCAGATCGGCCTGTACGGGCTCTTCGGCGCGATCGTCGCCGACTTCGTCGACACGAAGTTCGACGTCGGTCTGGCCTGGTGGTTCTGGGCGCTACTCGCCTGGGCGGTGGTCGGCATCCTCGGCCTGCTCCGGGTGGACCTCAACGCCACCGTGCTGGCGGTGCTGCTGCTCCTCGAATGCGTCGCGGTAGCCGTCTTCGACATAGCCGCCCTGAGCAACCCGGCCGGCGGCATCATCACCTTCGACGGCCTCGACCCGGGCAACCTCTTCACCGTCGGGCTCGGGGCGGTACTGGCACTGGGAATCGCCTCCTTCACCGGTTTCGAGTCCGGTGCCATCTACAGCGAGGAGGTCAAGGACCCGCGCCGTACGGTCGCTCGTGCCACCTACATCGCCGTCGCCTTCACCGGCCTGTTCTACGCACTCTCCGCGTGGTCGCTGACCGTGGTCACCGGCCCGGCGAACGTCGTGGCCACCTCGGCGGAGGCCGGGGCCGGGGCGATCTTCGGCACCCTGGCCCAGTACGTCGGCGTGCTGGTGGCCGACGTAGCCAACCTCCTGTTCATCACCTCCGTCCTCGCCGCCCTGCTCTCGTTCCACAACAGCGTCGCCCGCTATCTGTTCGCCCTCGGTCGGGAACAGGTGCTGCCCCGCTTCCTCAGCCGCATCGGTGTCCGTACCGGAGCCCCGGTCGCCGGTTCGGCAACCCAGACCCTGCTCGCCCTGGTCGTCGTCCTCGGCTTCGCCGCTACCGGACGAGACCCCGTCATCGATCTCTTCACCTGGTTCAGTGGGCTCTCCGCCGTCGGTGTGGTGCTATTGATGACGCTCACCTCCGCCGCGGTCGTCGGCTACTTCCGTCGACACCCGCACACCGGGGAGAGCGCGTGGCAACGTGTCGTCGCGCCCGCCTCGGCCACCCTCGCACTACTGGCCATCCTCGCCGTGCTGGTCGTCAACTTCGACGCTCTGCTCGCCCCCACCAGTCCCGCCTACCTGGCCTGGCTACTGCCGAGCGTGATCGGCTGCGCCGCCGCCGCCGGACTGTTCTGGGGAATGCTGCTCCGCACGGTCCGGCCGCGGGTCTACGCCGGTATCGGCCGCCCCGCCGACGAATGGGCGTCAGCAGAGCGTCAGCGCGAGCCCGAACTCGTCAGCACTCGGATCGACCGGTGA
- a CDS encoding GOLPH3/VPS74 family protein gives MDYWLIGDQRLADQLFLIAHDNHTGKPLVGPHNLDAALAGAVLVELALDGRIKFVDGRIHVIDHRLWREEVTDEVLTEMVRRGDGHTIQAWLAHLGPRVRELVGRRLANAGLVARRESRGLTMRVSVRWPGIDPDVVARPRVRLGAVLSQHDQLDVKTAALAALVHAGGMTRVLNLFDRSVTDRVGVARRLLPKVLVDLLDAVDRAVAAATLTVRR, from the coding sequence GTGGATTACTGGCTCATCGGCGACCAGCGCCTTGCTGATCAACTCTTTCTCATCGCGCATGACAATCACACGGGTAAGCCGCTGGTCGGTCCGCACAATCTCGACGCCGCACTGGCTGGCGCGGTCCTGGTCGAGTTGGCGCTCGATGGTCGGATCAAGTTCGTCGACGGCAGGATCCACGTCATCGACCATCGACTGTGGCGGGAGGAGGTCACCGACGAGGTACTGACGGAGATGGTGCGGCGCGGGGACGGGCACACCATCCAGGCCTGGTTGGCGCACCTCGGTCCCCGGGTGCGGGAACTTGTGGGTCGTCGACTGGCGAACGCGGGCCTGGTGGCGCGCAGGGAGAGTCGAGGACTGACGATGCGGGTGTCCGTGCGTTGGCCGGGAATCGACCCGGATGTGGTCGCCCGACCCAGGGTGCGGCTGGGAGCGGTGCTCAGTCAGCACGACCAACTCGACGTCAAGACCGCCGCGCTGGCGGCGCTGGTGCATGCCGGCGGAATGACGCGGGTGCTGAACCTCTTCGACCGGTCGGTCACCGACCGGGTCGGGGTCGCCCGGCGGTTACTGCCGAAGGTCCTGGTGGACCTACTCGACGCCGTCGACCGGGCCGTCGCCGCAGCGACGTTGACCGTACGACGCTGA